TTTCTGCTTGTAACCAGTGGGAAGCTTTCCTCGGATGAATTGGCGCAACCCTTTACCACTAGGACTCAGTTCAACATATCCTTTCAGTTTAACGAATGCCTCAACAAGCTCCCGATGCTCAGCATTGGGGCGGCCATCAGCACCGATGCAGTCATCAAGATCAATGCCGACGAAACCGACAAGACTACTCATCAGCACGCCGACACCATCATAACCACCGGACTCATACAGATTGCGTGCCTCACCAAAGGTCAGCCAACTATCCGGGTCATCAACGCTGATAGCCTTCCCGCTCCCGTTGTGTGGCAACTTCCCGACCTTCTCTTGACCATCGCGCCAGACGCCACACCACACACCCCACTGTGATCTGAGTCCAGCAATCGGGGTCTTCTGGATAACATCGCAATCAACCAAAACAGCAGAATAACCGTCTGCCGTTTTACTGCTTTTCATTTCAACGGACATAGCAATTCCTTTCCCGGCTATAATATCCGGGCTATTTGGAGCGGCCACAACCGCTCCGTTGTACTCAGGGATTTATTTAAGCCGACAGATCAGAGTCGGCTTTTCTTTTTTCTGCTTGACCCTTGTCGTAATTCGCTTTATTTGACTCAAGCTGAATCAGACAGTCTTGCAGCGACTCGATACTCATTCCGATAAGCACTTTTGCCATTTGGTAACAACGATCATTACTAACAATCGTTACCAATGAATCAACGCGTATAAATGCCCAAGTCATTGCAAACAGCAGCTTCAAGAATGCGAGAATTCTCACAGTTGAAAACTCTGCTGTATAAGGAATATCGTAGAAGAATGCCAATGCCAGATCAGAAATCTTGCTATTTGGGTTACTCGGCTTGGCAATACCTGCAACTGCGCAAGCCATCTCAACTACATCGCTTTTGATCTGAGCAGCATCTTTACCCTGCCCCCACCCGGCTAGGCGCTTCTTCTCTTCGTCGTCAAGGTAGCTCATCACGCCCCCCCCTGAACACGGGATTGAATCCACGCCTGCACATCACTCTCGCGCCATGCAACGCGACGTTCAGTTATACGAACGGGGGCGGGGAAGGTTCCAGCGCGAACACCACGGTATATCGTGGCGCGGCTGCATGAGGTCACTTGCGTAACACTTTTTTGCTGCAAAAATTTATCGGTTGCCATATGGCCTCCTGAATTAGGAGGGCCGTTAATCGACACATGCGACAACGAACCCAGTTAGAGGGATTCCATTGCGTAAGCCATTATCGATGTCAGTGTCTTTGTCATTCGCGGGAGGCAATTAGCTATCACCTCCGACCTTCTGTTTTAGTGGTCTAAAACATGCTCAAAAATTTCTTGAGGCACTCATTATCTCGTTAATCCTCATAATATTGCAAGCGTTTTTTTAATGCGCCATTCCGACACACGCTCAAGGATAAAATCCGATGGTGATTGATGCTTATCAGCAAGCGAATAGCACGCATCATATAACTCAGTAGGCTCATCTAATCTAGAATGAGCAGCCCACCAAAATTGGAACTCATACACATCACGCGATAGATAATCATTTAAACCACTCTCACATCCAAACTCTTCTTTATAGCCATCTGTATCACTATATACAGCCTCATACAAAGTGAGATCAGATGCTTCATGTATTTCACCAAAAACATTTAGACCAACAAGATAGGCCCACGAAACACATTCAGCACTTACTAGCCCTTTGCAATAGTCAGCCCAAATACTAGTTATACAAATAACCTGTCCGCTCTCTGGTTGAATCATCGGTTTATTCATAACCCCCCCAACTCAAGCAGTCCTATTAATCACAACAACATTGTCAGCACCTGACTCCAGTACAGCCAACTTCGCGCACCACATCTCTAGCGCCCTGCGACGTTCGTCCAAGTAGTCATGCTGATCATAGATCGCAATCAAGCCGCCTAAAGAGTGGTTCAAACAACGTTCTGCCACTGTGACCGGCACACCTAAAACGCTGAAATGACTTCTAGCACTTGATCTGAGGTCATGGGGCGTAAACGGCCTAACCTTCCCAGCCAAGCCATCGCACAAGCGATGCAGCATTTCATTTATCGTTTGCTGCCTCATGTGGTCATCGCTTTCCTTGCCCTTCATCTTTTTCAAGATAGGCAGCACAAAGCGAGAATTACCAGACATTACCTGTAGCTCTGCAAAATACCCCGCCACCACGTCAGGCAACGGCACGACAAACTCACGGTCAGACTTCCGACCATCACCGGGGGGAATGGTCCAAGTCTTTGCGGTGAAGTCGATATGTGACCACTCAGCCAGCATCAGCGCCTGAATACGTACAGCAGTTGATAGAAGGATTCTGACGGTCAGTTCATTGATGCGGCCATACTGAGCCAGAGTGGGCAACACTGCCTTTAACTCCACATCGGACAGCATTACGCGATCTCTCACCCCCTTCGCACCTTGACCGGCGATAGCGGCAACGGAAATCCCAGCGCAAGGATCTCCGGCAAGAATATGCTTACTCAGCCCGTGAGCCAGCACCAACCGCGCAGCACTTAGGCAAGACTTAACCAACTTGGGGGACTTGTCGGCTACCTTCTCCAGCATCTGCACCACATCAGCGCCGGTCACATCCTTTGCAGCCAAAGACCCAATAGAAGGCAGGACATAGTCCCTGATTTTCTGGTGCCGGCTTGCAATCGTAGCGGGGGCTAGGCCAGCCAAAACCTTTGACTCATAGTCAGCAGCAAGCTGGCGAACCGTCCATGCAGATGCTGATTCACGCTTATCGATCTGCTTCTCTCTGGCTACATCGATGCCCTGCTGAACCTTTACACGATCCTCTGCAGCAATCTCACGAGCCATCTTCAGGGAAACATCGGGGAACCTGCCGATGGTCTTTTCCTTCTGCTTGCCAGCTAAGCGATAGCGAAGCACCCATGCAGCCGTGCCGCCTTTAGACAAGGTAAATGTCAGGCCATCGCCATCGCTTTTTGCAATGGGCTCACCAGCCTTCACCCAGTGCCGTATCTGAACATCTGTCAGCAGTCCCACGCCATCCCCCAATGAGTAGCCAAACACCACGCAGCTACTCAACCACCATGTAGCCACACACCTAGCTACACACATTAGGTGATCTCTCGTGAACCGTCAAGAAACACTAGGCAACAAAAAAGCCCCTATTTACGGGGCTTTTGACGTTATTCAATGGAGAGAAGAAGCACTAAGAACAACTACGAAACGCCACCGTAAATTTCCTTAGGGTCTTTCAAAACCGGATCAACGGGAACCCAGCGATTCCCCTGCAACTCATTGAAAAAGCAGCTTTCCCGGCCGGTATGACAAGCAATGCCACCGACCTGTTCAATTTCCAGCAACAATACATCACCGTCACAATCGGTGCGAATCGAGGCAACCTTCTGAAAGTGCCCGGATTCCTCGCCTTTGCGCCACAGGCGTTTACGGGAGCGCGACCAGTATACCGCGTTGCCGGACTTGACCGTTTCCTGCAACGAATCGCGATTCATGTAGGCAAACATCACAACACGCCCGTGTTCATCCTGAGCGATCGCCGGAATCATGCCATCGGCGTCCCACTTGAGGGCGGCCAGCCAGTCGAGATTGTTGTCGAGATCGCTCACAGCCGGACTTCGATACCGCGCGAAGCCATGTATTCCTTGGCCTGGCGCACAGTGTATTCGCCAAAGTGGAAGATCGAGGCGGCGAGGACGGCATCGGCCCGGCCCTCCGAAACGCCATCGGCCAGATGCTGGAGATTGCCGACACCGCCGGAGGCGATGACCGGAATACTCACTGCGTCAGAAACTGCACGGGTCAAAGCCAGGTCGAAACCGTTCTTGGTGCCGTCGCGATCCATGCTGGTCAGCAGGATTTCACCCGCCCCCAGAGCCGCAACCTTTTTAGCCCATTCGATGACATCGAGACCGGTATTGTTGCGACCGCCATGGGTAAACACATTCCACTGGCCCGGCGCTGTCTGCTTGGCATCAATCGCCACGACGATGCACTGCGAACCGACCTTGCTTGAGGCATTAAAGACCAGGTCCGGGTCGTTGACCGCAGCAGTATTCATCGAAACCTTGTCGGCTCCGGCATTGAGCAGGCGACGGACATCTTCAACCTTGCGCACGCCACCACCGACGGTCAGCGGAATGAAAACCTGCTCGGCGCAGGCTTCGACGATGTGCAGAATGATGTCGCGCTGATCCGATGAAGCGGTGATGTCGAGAAAAGTGACTTCGTCGGCACCCTGCTCGTTATAGCGACGAGCGATTTCGATCGGGTCTCCGGCATCGCGCAGACCGACAAAATTGGTTCCCTTGACGACGCGGCCAGCCGTGACATCAAGACAGGGAATGATCCGTTTGGCCAGCATCAGGCGCCCAGCTCGTCAGCCAGGCTTTGCGCGGCCTTGAAGTCGAGCGAACCGTCATACACGGCACGACCGGCAATGGTGCCAACCACACCTTCGCGCTCAACGGCACACAGCGCCCGGATGTCATCGAGATTGGACAGGCCGCCGGAAGCGATGACCGGAATGGTCAGCGCCTGGGCCAGACGAACGGTTGCTTCGATATTCAGGCCGGACAACATACCGTCGCGCCCGATGTCGGTATAGATGATCGACTCGACGCCGTAATCCTCGTACTTCTTGCCGAGATCGACGACATCGTGGCCGGTCAGCTTGGACCAGCCATCGGTTGCCACCTTGCCATCCTTGGCATCGAGGCCAACGATGATGTGGCCCGGGAAGGCAGTGCAGGCATCGTGCAGGAAACCGGGATTCTTGACCGCGGCCGTACCGATGATGACGTAAGTCAGACCACCGTCGAGACAGGCTTCGATGGTATCGAGATCGCGAATGCCGCCGCCGAGCTGGACGGGAATGTCGTCACCGACTTCGGCCAGGATCGCCTTGATGGCTGCCGCATTTTTCGGCTTGCCGGCAAAAGCACCGTTCAGGTCGACCAGATGCAGGCGCCGAGCGCCTTGGGCAACCCAGTGACGTGCCATTTCGGCGGGACTATCGGAGAAAACAGTGGCTTGTTCCATCAGGCCCTGTTTCAGACGGACACATTGGCCGTCCTTCAGATCAATGGCGGGAATAATCAGCATGGGATATCAGGTGATGTGAAAGTTCGAGAAGGCGCTCAGGGGCGCCATTCGACAAAATTCTTCAAAAGCTGCAAGCCATCGCGGGCGCTTTTTTCAGGGTGAAATTGAACCGCAAAGATATTATCCCGGCCCACTGCACAGGTAAAGGGGATGCCGTAGTCGCAAGTTCCCGTGGTCAGGACCGGATCGACGTGCTGCACGCAGTAGCTGTGCACGAAATAAAAGCGCGAGCGGTCGGCGATCCCGGACCACAGCGCATGCGGCGTCTGGCTGACTTTGTTCCAGCCCATGTGTGGCACCTTGAGGCGAGCACCGTCGCGGTCGACCATCTTCTCGGCAGGAAAACGCTTGACCTCACCGGGGAAGATGCCGAGCCCAGCCACATCGCCCTCTTCGCTGTGTTCGAAGAGCATCTGCTCACCGACGCAAATACCGAGGAAAGGCTTGTCTTGAGCGGCTTGCAGGACGGCACCGCGCAAGCCGCGCGCTTCGAGTTCGCGCATGCAGTCGGGCATCGCGCCCTGGCCGGGGAAGACCACGCGTTCAGCCGTGGCCACGACAGCCGGATCAGCCGTCACGATAACCGGCTTGCCGCCGGCGACGTGCTCAAGGGCTTTCGACACGGAACGCAGATTGCCCATGCCATAGTCGATGACAACGATGCTCACAGCGAGCCTTTCGTCGATGGCATCAAGCCGGCCATGCGCTCATCCGGCGCGACCGCCATGCGCAGCGCCCGACCGAAAGCCTTGAAGATGGTTTCTGCCTGATGGTGTGCGTTCTTGCCGCGCAGATTGTCGATATGCAGCGTCATGCCGGCGTGGTTAACCAGGCCGTGGAAAAACTCGCTGAACAGATCGACATCGAAGGTACCGATCACGGCACGCGTGAAATCAACATGCATTTCCAGCCCCGGACGACCGGAAAGATCGATCACGACACGCGACAATGCTTCATCAAGCGGTACGTAGCTATGGCCGTAGCGGGTCAGGCCCTTCTTGTCGCCCCAGGCCTTGGCCAGCGCCTGGCCCAGCGTGATGCCGAGATCCTCAACGGTGTGATGCGCATCGATATGCAGATCGCCAACCGCCTTGACGTCGAGATCGATCATCCCGTGACGGGCAATCTGGTCCAGCATGTGATCGAGAAAGGGAACGCCGGTGGCAAATTTGCCCTGACCGGTGCCATCGAGATCGAGACGCACGGTAATCTGCGTCTCCAGCGTGTTACGGGTAATTTCGGCTTGCCGCATGGGTAAAGGCTGGAAAAGGCTTTTGAATGGAGGGCCATGATACCATTTCGCCCACCTTTTAAGCCTTCCGTGAAAACCCCATGAGTCGTTTCTGGAGCCAGGTCGTCCGCGACCTCACCCCCTACGTGCCGGGCGAACAGCCCAAGATCGCCAACCTGATCAAGCTGAACACCAACGAGAACCCCTATCCGCCCTCTCCACGGGCGCTGGCGGCGATTCAGGCCGAGCTCGACGGCGATGCGGCACGCCTGCGTCTTTACCCGGACCCGAACGCCGACCTGCTCAAGGCAGCCATCGCCAAGACACACGGCATCGCGCCGCAGCAAGTTTTTGTCGGCAATGGTTCGGATGAAGTTTTGGCACATGTCTTCATGGCCCTGCTCAAGCACGAGCAGGCCATTCTCTTTCCGGACATCACCTACAGCTTTTACCCGGTGTACTGTGGCCTTTATGGCATCGAGTATCAAACCGTGGCGCTGGCCGAGGATTTCACGATCAATCCGGACGATTACCGCGGTCGACCGAACGGCGGGATCATTTTCCCCAACCCCAACGCACCGACCGGCTGCCTGCTGGCGCTCGATGCAATTGAAGCAATGCTCAAGGCCAATCCGGACTCCGTCGTGGTGGTCGATGAGGCCTATGTCGATTTTGGCGGCGAAAGCGCCATCCCGCTGATCAATCGCTACGACAATCTGCTGGTCGTGCACACCCTCTCCAAATCACGCTCGCTGGCCGGCTTGCGCGTTGGCTTTGCGGCCGGTCATCCAGCCCTGATCGAAGCGCTGGAACGGGTCAAGAACAGTTTCAACTCCTACCCGCTCGACCGCGTTGCCATCGTCGCCGCCGTCGCCGCGATGGAAGACCGCGCTTATTTCGAGCAATGCTGCCAGGCCGTTATTGCCACCCGGGATGCGTTGACCGCAACACTCGGCAAACTCGGCTTCGACGTCCTGCCCTCCGCCGCCAACTTCATTTTTGCCCGTCACCCGCAACGCGATGCGGCAGAACTGGCCAAGGCATTGCGCGACAGGAGCATCATCGTCCGCCACTTCAAATTGCCCCGCATCGACCAATTCCTGCGCATCACCGTCGGCACGGATGCCGAATGCCAGGCACTCGGCGATGCACTGCAGCAGATCATCGGCTGAAATCCGTGAGCACCCTATGGAAACGCCCGGACGGCAGCATTGTTGCCTGCACCGAGAAAATCAAGGTCCTGCGCGAAAACCTCGAAGAGCTCCGACAAATGGCACAGGACGCCTTCGAGGATGCGCTGCTGATGGAGTGCGATGAAAGCCAGATCCGCGCCGTCTTTCAGGACGTCATCGCCCAGCTGAACAACCCGTACAACCCGCCATCCGACTGACTTTCAACGCAGCAAACAAAGCTCAGGCAAATTCATCGACATTGCCGCCCAGCGCACCGCTGGCAGCCTTGGCCGTAGCCCCCTGAGACTGACCAGCCGCTGCACCGGCGCTCGTCGTTTGGGAGGACTTGCTCTGCTCGGCGCTCTGTTGGGCAATTTTGGCTTCTAGCTGAGCGATTTGAGCCTTGATTTGCGCGACTTCCTTCGCACCCTCTTCAGTCGACGCGTTTTTCTCGGCCTGCACCAGCCGTTTCTGCAGCATCAGCAGCTGCTTCTCCAGGACCTCCAGTTGCGAGTTCCCCTTCCCTGGTGCAACAGCCTGGGTGTTGCTTGCGCTAATTGCGGTAACCATGATTTTTCAGCCCTTGTCGATATCCCGGAAAAGTCGGCCCGAAACAAATGAGCCAACAAACAATTCCCACATCCAGGTTATCGGCCAAAGTGGCCAAAACATCACGGCCAACGGGTGTAAAACACTGTAAAGACGTTCGCTTCAAACCACGCCGAGCAAACCCAGACCGGCGCCTGCCGCAATAAACCAAAGCGGATGCAACTTCAGGCGAAGGTTGGCGACGACAGTCAGCATCACCAAGCCCCAGGCAGCCCAGCCAAAACCGGCGGCCTGGGCAATCAGTGTTGCGCCAGAAAAAATCAAGCCAACCGCCAGCGGCGCGACGCCGAGGCTGATCGCCTTTTGCCAACGTGCGCCAGCAAAGCCTTCCCAGCGGTCAATCAACAAATAAATCAGGATGCTCATCGGCAGGCACATGGCCAGTGTCGCTGCCAGAGCACCGGCCAAACCGGCGATCTCCCAGCCGATCAGCGTGACGACCAGCACATTCGGTCCGGGCGCAGCCTGGGCGATGGCATAGAGATGGGTAAAGGTTGCGTCGTCCAGCCAGTGATGATTTTCGACAACAACGCGGCGCATCTCCGGCAGCAGCGCCGTTGCGCCACCGAAAGCGACACAAGACAGCAGGGCAAATTCAAGAAAAAGCTCGATCGCGAGACTCATTTTTGCCCCAGCTTCCAGTAAGCCAGCAGGCCGGATAGCAGCAAACCGCCCAACATCACACCGGGCATCGGCCAGCGCAGGCCGGCAATGGCTACCGCGGTCAACACCGTAAAAGGCAGGAAAATTATTTTATGCTTCAACGCCCCGCCCATCCGCCAGGCCATGGCAAAGAGCAAGCCGCAGCCGACTGCGGCAATGCCGCGCAACATCGACTGCGCCAGCGGAAGACTCCCGTAGCGGTCGTACAGCATGGCCAGCACCAGGACGATGGCAAACGGCCCGGCCAACAGCCCGAGCGGAGCGACAACCGCTCCGGCCAGTCCTTGATAGCGCTTGCCAACGACCACCGCCAGGTTGATCACGTTCGGCCCCGGCAAGAACTGGCACAAACCAAGCTGGGCATTGAACTCTTCGGCGCTCATCCAACGGCGCTCTTCAACCAGCATGCGCCGCGCAAAAGGCAGCACACCGCCAAAACCGGAGAGACCGACCGATGAAAATCCCAAAAAAAGCGCCCGGAGGTCCGGGCGGTTTGGGGGCATGTCAGTTGCTGCGGTCAACGGCTGAGCAAGGTCAGTTTTCGAGCCGGAACTCGGCTGATTTGGCATGTGCCGGCAGACCTTCGCCATGCGCCAGCGTCGAGGCAATGCGGCCCAGCGTTTGCGCACCG
The sequence above is drawn from the Dechloromonas sp. TW-R-39-2 genome and encodes:
- a CDS encoding AlpA family transcriptional regulator, which translates into the protein MATDKFLQQKSVTQVTSCSRATIYRGVRAGTFPAPVRITERRVAWRESDVQAWIQSRVQGGA
- a CDS encoding site-specific integrase codes for the protein MGLLTDVQIRHWVKAGEPIAKSDGDGLTFTLSKGGTAAWVLRYRLAGKQKEKTIGRFPDVSLKMAREIAAEDRVKVQQGIDVAREKQIDKRESASAWTVRQLAADYESKVLAGLAPATIASRHQKIRDYVLPSIGSLAAKDVTGADVVQMLEKVADKSPKLVKSCLSAARLVLAHGLSKHILAGDPCAGISVAAIAGQGAKGVRDRVMLSDVELKAVLPTLAQYGRINELTVRILLSTAVRIQALMLAEWSHIDFTAKTWTIPPGDGRKSDREFVVPLPDVVAGYFAELQVMSGNSRFVLPILKKMKGKESDDHMRQQTINEMLHRLCDGLAGKVRPFTPHDLRSSARSHFSVLGVPVTVAERCLNHSLGGLIAIYDQHDYLDERRRALEMWCAKLAVLESGADNVVVINRTA
- the hisI gene encoding phosphoribosyl-AMP cyclohydrolase translates to MSDLDNNLDWLAALKWDADGMIPAIAQDEHGRVVMFAYMNRDSLQETVKSGNAVYWSRSRKRLWRKGEESGHFQKVASIRTDCDGDVLLLEIEQVGGIACHTGRESCFFNELQGNRWVPVDPVLKDPKEIYGGVS
- the hisF gene encoding imidazole glycerol phosphate synthase subunit HisF, encoding MMLAKRIIPCLDVTAGRVVKGTNFVGLRDAGDPIEIARRYNEQGADEVTFLDITASSDQRDIILHIVEACAEQVFIPLTVGGGVRKVEDVRRLLNAGADKVSMNTAAVNDPDLVFNASSKVGSQCIVVAIDAKQTAPGQWNVFTHGGRNNTGLDVIEWAKKVAALGAGEILLTSMDRDGTKNGFDLALTRAVSDAVSIPVIASGGVGNLQHLADGVSEGRADAVLAASIFHFGEYTVRQAKEYMASRGIEVRL
- the hisA gene encoding 1-(5-phosphoribosyl)-5-[(5-phosphoribosylamino)methylideneamino]imidazole-4-carboxamide isomerase; the encoded protein is MLIIPAIDLKDGQCVRLKQGLMEQATVFSDSPAEMARHWVAQGARRLHLVDLNGAFAGKPKNAAAIKAILAEVGDDIPVQLGGGIRDLDTIEACLDGGLTYVIIGTAAVKNPGFLHDACTAFPGHIIVGLDAKDGKVATDGWSKLTGHDVVDLGKKYEDYGVESIIYTDIGRDGMLSGLNIEATVRLAQALTIPVIASGGLSNLDDIRALCAVEREGVVGTIAGRAVYDGSLDFKAAQSLADELGA
- the hisH gene encoding imidazole glycerol phosphate synthase subunit HisH, which gives rise to MSIVVIDYGMGNLRSVSKALEHVAGGKPVIVTADPAVVATAERVVFPGQGAMPDCMRELEARGLRGAVLQAAQDKPFLGICVGEQMLFEHSEEGDVAGLGIFPGEVKRFPAEKMVDRDGARLKVPHMGWNKVSQTPHALWSGIADRSRFYFVHSYCVQHVDPVLTTGTCDYGIPFTCAVGRDNIFAVQFHPEKSARDGLQLLKNFVEWRP
- the hisB gene encoding imidazoleglycerol-phosphate dehydratase HisB, with the protein product MRQAEITRNTLETQITVRLDLDGTGQGKFATGVPFLDHMLDQIARHGMIDLDVKAVGDLHIDAHHTVEDLGITLGQALAKAWGDKKGLTRYGHSYVPLDEALSRVVIDLSGRPGLEMHVDFTRAVIGTFDVDLFSEFFHGLVNHAGMTLHIDNLRGKNAHHQAETIFKAFGRALRMAVAPDERMAGLMPSTKGSL
- the hisC gene encoding histidinol-phosphate transaminase, which codes for MSRFWSQVVRDLTPYVPGEQPKIANLIKLNTNENPYPPSPRALAAIQAELDGDAARLRLYPDPNADLLKAAIAKTHGIAPQQVFVGNGSDEVLAHVFMALLKHEQAILFPDITYSFYPVYCGLYGIEYQTVALAEDFTINPDDYRGRPNGGIIFPNPNAPTGCLLALDAIEAMLKANPDSVVVVDEAYVDFGGESAIPLINRYDNLLVVHTLSKSRSLAGLRVGFAAGHPALIEALERVKNSFNSYPLDRVAIVAAVAAMEDRAYFEQCCQAVIATRDALTATLGKLGFDVLPSAANFIFARHPQRDAAELAKALRDRSIIVRHFKLPRIDQFLRITVGTDAECQALGDALQQIIG
- a CDS encoding FlxA-like family protein, whose translation is MVTAISASNTQAVAPGKGNSQLEVLEKQLLMLQKRLVQAEKNASTEEGAKEVAQIKAQIAQLEAKIAQQSAEQSKSSQTTSAGAAAGQSQGATAKAASGALGGNVDEFA
- a CDS encoding chromate transporter; this encodes MSLAIELFLEFALLSCVAFGGATALLPEMRRVVVENHHWLDDATFTHLYAIAQAAPGPNVLVVTLIGWEIAGLAGALAATLAMCLPMSILIYLLIDRWEGFAGARWQKAISLGVAPLAVGLIFSGATLIAQAAGFGWAAWGLVMLTVVANLRLKLHPLWFIAAGAGLGLLGVV
- a CDS encoding chromate transporter → MPPNRPDLRALFLGFSSVGLSGFGGVLPFARRMLVEERRWMSAEEFNAQLGLCQFLPGPNVINLAVVVGKRYQGLAGAVVAPLGLLAGPFAIVLVLAMLYDRYGSLPLAQSMLRGIAAVGCGLLFAMAWRMGGALKHKIIFLPFTVLTAVAIAGLRWPMPGVMLGGLLLSGLLAYWKLGQK